CCAATGGTTCATGTCGCCGCCGTTGAAGCCGTAGAAATAATCGAAGCCCAGGCCATTGGCCCAGCGGTCGAACGGCCCGGTGGCGCTGGTTTCCCAGGTCGGTGTGTTGTGGTTCTTGCCGATCCAGGCGGTCATATAGCCGTTCTGGCGCAGCACCTCGCCGATCGTGCCGCAATTTCTGGGCAGGATGCAGCAATAGCCATCATAGCCGGTGGCCAGTTCGGTGATGCCGGCGAAGCTGGTCGAATGATGGTTGCGCCCGGTGATGAGGGCGGCGCGCGTCGGGCTGCAGAGCGCGGTGGTGTGGAAATAATTATAGCGCAGCCCCTCCGCCGCCAGCCGATCCATCGTCGGCGACGGTACGCCGCCGCCAAAGGTTGAGAACTGGCCGAAGCCGACATCGTCGAGCAGGATCAGCACGATATTGGGCGCGCCCTCGGGTGGCTGTACCGGCTGGGGGAAGGTCGCCGGATCGGAATCCTGATAGGTGCGGCCGACCTCGCCAGTGAAGTGGAAGTCCGGGCGCGGCAGGATATCGGGGGTTTCGGCGGGACGATCGACAGGCATGGGTGGCTCCCTGAACATGGATCAGGGCGGCGAGCATAGGGGACAGGGCAGGGGCGGCTATCGGGATATGCCCCGATCATGCGGAAGGGCAATCGACTACAGGTTTCACCGGAGGAACGGCACCTTTTCCAGCGCGCGATGGCCCAGCGATTTGATCCGGTTGCGACCGGGGAAGGGGACGGGCGCGCCGGGATTGAGGCCGAAACCGCGCAGCTTGTGGTTGAATTTGTGCGCGTCCGCCGTCTCGATGCTATATTCACTGCACCAGGTGAGCGACAGCGAGATGGACACCGCGTCATGCACCTTCACCCAGTGCGGCGCGAACAGCGGCACATAAATGGCCTCGCCCGGCGCGATATGAATCGGGTTGCCGCGCGCCGCCCAGGCATCCTGCCAGGGCAGGTATCGCTGCCCGCCGCTATAATAATGCTCGAAGAAGCGCTGGCCGATAATCTCCGGGTCGGCCGGCGGGAACAGCGTCATCGTCTTGGTGCCCTGCGCCTGGAACAGGATGTTATATTCCGGGTCGAAATGCAGTTGCGTCACCGCCTGCGGGCTGGAGATGAAGATATAGGCGCGCAGCTTGTGCATCGGTCCGGTCACCGCCGCGATCAGCGGCTCGATCTCGCCCAGCACGTCGCGCATCAGCGCAGCATAGGCCGGGTCCTGCTCGATCTCGCGCAGCAGCACCCAGGACCGCGCGGTCTCGATCTGCTCGATCGTTTGCAGCGTGGTCAGGCCATTATGCGGCAGCTTGGTCGTCGGCGTGCCCAGCGGCACGTCGACCGCGCCATTATGCTCCAGTGTGTGGGGTTGCATCCGGCTCGCCAGTGAAACCATGGCATCGAGCGTCAGCAGCGGATGATCGCCAAGCTGATGCAGAAGATGACCGGCGGTTTCCGGGTAGATATTCTGGAACAGCTGCTTCGATGGCGATGGCAGGACATCCATTCTTCTTACCCCCGTTTAGCAAGATGACGCGCAATCCCTTGCCAAGTCTTCCTGAAGATGCGGTAAAAGTCCCGGGATATGCAATGATGTGCGTCGCGGTGGGTGGAAACGGAATTTACCCAATCTTATCGCGTGGGGGCGTAATAGGGATGGCATGACGGGGCAGGGTCGGACGCGATTGCAGGAACTGGACGCGTTGCGCGGCATCGCGGCCTTTTCCGTGCTGCTCTTTCACTATTTCAACATCTATCCCAAGCTCTTCCCGCAAGGGCATCGCCTGCCGCCCCTGTTCGAACATGGCGGCTATGGCGTGCTGCTCTTCTTCGCCATTTCCGGCTTCGTCATCGCCTTCTCGCTGGAAGGGACGCGCAGCGCCGCCGATTTCGCGGTCAAGCGCTTCGCCCGTCTCTATCCCGTCTATTGGGCCGCGATGGCGCTCTCGATCGGCATCGTCCTGCTGCTCGGCGCCGGCCAGTTGCTGCCGCCGGCCTGGGTGATCCCGGTCAACATGACGATGCTGCAGGGCTATTTCTATCTGCCCGCAGTCGACGGCGTCTATTGGACGCTGGGCGTCGAACTCGCTTTCTATTGCTGCATGCTGGCGATCTGGATGGGGCGCGGCTTCGCCCGGCTCGAATGGCTGCTGCTCGGCTGGCTCGCGATCAAGGCGGCGATCGCCGGCTGGCACGCGATGCCCAGCCGCCTCGTCATGCTGCTGGTGCTCGATTATATCCCCTTCTTCATCATCGGCATGCTCTTCTACCGCATCTGGTCGGGGCATCGCCGCTGGAGCCAGCAGGTGCCCTTCTTCGTGGCGGCGCTCGTAACCGTGGCCTGGGCCGACCCGCGCGAATATCTGGTCGCGGCGCTGCTGGTGGTGGCGATCTTTGCCGCGATGCTGCGCGGCTGGCTGCCCTTCCTGCGTCACAGACTGCTGCTCTGGCTGGGCGCGATCAGCTACGCGCTCTACCTCATCCATCACAATGCCGGGCTGGCGATCATGAACCTGGTCGATCGCGCCGGCCTGTCGACCTGGATCGGCTTCCTGCTGGCAACCGCTGCCTC
The sequence above is drawn from the Sphingobium sp. AP49 genome and encodes:
- a CDS encoding cupin-like domain-containing protein — encoded protein: MDVLPSPSKQLFQNIYPETAGHLLHQLGDHPLLTLDAMVSLASRMQPHTLEHNGAVDVPLGTPTTKLPHNGLTTLQTIEQIETARSWVLLREIEQDPAYAALMRDVLGEIEPLIAAVTGPMHKLRAYIFISSPQAVTQLHFDPEYNILFQAQGTKTMTLFPPADPEIIGQRFFEHYYSGGQRYLPWQDAWAARGNPIHIAPGEAIYVPLFAPHWVKVHDAVSISLSLTWCSEYSIETADAHKFNHKLRGFGLNPGAPVPFPGRNRIKSLGHRALEKVPFLR
- a CDS encoding acyltransferase; translated protein: MTGQGRTRLQELDALRGIAAFSVLLFHYFNIYPKLFPQGHRLPPLFEHGGYGVLLFFAISGFVIAFSLEGTRSAADFAVKRFARLYPVYWAAMALSIGIVLLLGAGQLLPPAWVIPVNMTMLQGYFYLPAVDGVYWTLGVELAFYCCMLAIWMGRGFARLEWLLLGWLAIKAAIAGWHAMPSRLVMLLVLDYIPFFIIGMLFYRIWSGHRRWSQQVPFFVAALVTVAWADPREYLVAALLVVAIFAAMLRGWLPFLRHRLLLWLGAISYALYLIHHNAGLAIMNLVDRAGLSTWIGFLLATAASLLLASALTYGVERPAARRINRWWRDRTAPQGERATQAG